The Salminus brasiliensis chromosome 3, fSalBra1.hap2, whole genome shotgun sequence genome contains a region encoding:
- the ep300b gene encoding histone acetyltransferase p300 isoform X2 has product MADNVLDSGPPSAKRPKLSSPALSVSASDGNDFGSLFDLEHDLPDELINSSDVALPNGGVDLGQLPSGLSGGAQSAMGGPLQDAAAKHKQLSELLCSGAPAAHSAAAGSPGNPASLGLMGGLSGSPGPQGMGHPASQQQQQAGMMQAGMVAGLNRGMMGGQKGNGQAQGMMGGQVMNGAPRMGYPGTNVGVGMAGNGGVMADPLQQQQMGQAALRAQQPGAMNKMNMMPGAGSGPYVAGYGQCGGQSLPPPHQNKAALPNSLAQFSMDKKPQPGQNIPGLPGSGVVGGVSGPGGAVAPPTADPEKRKLIQQQLVLLLHAHKCQRREQANGEVRQCNLPHCRTMKNVLNHMTHCQAGKSCQVAHCASSRQIISHWKNCTRHDCPVCLPLKNAGDKRNQQSLLGGPGMALGGSLGTSVPGGAPAAPSLNPPGQIDPSSIERAYAALGLTYQGTQTSGQNPLPPAPTPTGVTGQAGMRPLNSVGGNPMGVNGGVGVQAQNQQPSLLPDSLLHRNNAHGLMNEGAGVGAMGSVPVAGPPSAGGVRKNWHEDITQDLRNHLVHKLVQAIFPTPDPAALKDRRMENLVAYARKVEGDMYESANSRAEYYHLLAEKIYKIQKELEEKRRTRLQKQGMMGQPGIPPTTLQQQGPQNGPLPDPSLVRPTGPNQMVNRMQNPAGMNQFGQMGMQGMTQRGTPPLPIGTNLNQMGMQGAPRMAQPNMAPLQNQFMQSQNQFPGAGSGPVQGGMGLNQPPPQASLPQMTTPPLLPVSSPAVQTPPTVPGPLGPSSTLPSSAQPPNSHTHCPQLPNAHTHAPPLQQNTPSPAGSLTPNPHQTPPQLPGSLTPQPHTPNSASMAPPAPQQQQQQQQQQQQSEKANQLQQQQQQQQPLPQTHGGGASAGPPVGLASSVPSQNALGLNAHPQTPPSQKSSLAADGQVSTPASVGFPDPPLPTADGPSLAELKTEVKQPEEEEEEEEESEVESKPTVTEPTTQEEMKTEEKPEIKKEEPSADDCKSEPMETSVGATGEDKKPEMKTEPKEEEEKPATTNSSTPGTQSKKKIFKPEEVRQALMPTLEALYRQDPESLPFRQPVDPQLLGIPDYFDIVKNPMDLSTIKRKLDTGQYQEPWQYVDDVWLMFNNAWLYNRKTSRVYKYCSKLAEVFEQEIDPVMQTLGYCCGRKLEFSPQTLCCYGKQLCTIPRDAAYFSYQNRYHFCEKCFNEIQGENVSLGDDPTQPQTSINKDQFQKKRNDTLDPELFVECTDCGRKMHQICVLHNETIWPSGFVCDGCLKKSNKTRKENKYAAKRLPQTKLGSFLETRVNEYLKRQAHPESGDVTIRVVHVSDKMVEVKPGMKSRFVDSGEMAESFPYRTKAMFAFEDIDGVDVCFFGMHVQEYGSDCPPPNQRRVYISYLDSVHFFQPRQLRTGVYHEILIGYLEYVKKLGFTTGHIWACPPSEGDDYIFHCHPLEQKIPKPKRLQEWYKKMLDKAVAERIVHDYKDIFKQATEDRLTSAKELPYFEGDFWPNVLEESIKELEQEEEERKREENSTSSESVDATTGDSKNAKKKNNKKTSKNKSSLSRANKKKPGMPNVSNDLSQKLYATMEKHKEVFFVIRLIAGPTANSLPPIVDPDPLMACDLMDGRDAFLTLARDKHLEFSSLRRAKWSSMCMLVELHNQSQDRFVYTCNECKHHVETRFHCTVCEDYDLCITCYNTKGHEHKMEKLGLGLDDESSNQAAAATQNPGDSRRLSIQRCIQSLVHACQCRNANCSLPSCQKMKRVVQHTKGCKRKTNGGCPICKQLIALCCYHAKHCQENKCPVPFCLNIKHKLRQQQLQHRLQQAQMLRRRMATMQRAGQPPCGGGPPGGLPSPGSNGATGRSTPTSMGTQPGTPQTPTQQSLTPLPPSGMGAVPGLSPQQQQQQQQQQQGNMPPQHPVHQQFQQMPGAPGMMSSPQPQMVSQPQAGQSPHPNLPQYVPRPPGASPHSQSQGKPGLGPTTPPQQPSNPGVAPVPQQPQQQPPSGPPPAAVEIAMKIQQVADAQRKMAKAHLQRQATQAGMMPQHPHHPQPQGQMGMTHPGVGMVGGPGLPPQTQASVARAQMEQQQQQQQQQQGPQGMMVGTGPMQQQPAPQANVQGPIPAQVQLQQRANAQLQPPQQQWTGQGMPPQRPPIMGQPGMVAMQQQMQQTQQQQQQQQMPTRNALMNMVQAGLQGGAAGGAAGGLPQGALQDLLRTLRSPSSPQQQQQVLNILRSNPQLMAAFIKQRVHKYKGGGPAGPQGGPGTMSGKPVGVNTGGPQPGMHMGQGMNMQAQLAQLQQQQQQQQQQQQMQQQQQLQQQQRPLIQQQQVAALQQQQQQQGMPGQAPPNMANFAPQFRELLMRRQQLQLQQQQQQQQQQQQMGNHAAYQQQQSYMGQQGNMQVPPGGQAPPGAQPGQPQQQGYPGNPAQQQAAVVLQQRLQHQHHLQMQQQQQQQNAGLQGPDGGPGAGGPQTQPTQGGPQPSSSPALLQQALHQRLLQQHQQQQQHLGGASPAQQNNPMSPQQPMSQSPHLQGQQQLPTSLSNQVRSPQPSPRPQSQPPHSSPSPRTQQPQPSPHHISPQTQTGSPHPGHLQQHLPGMAPPPPPPPPPQQQNAMDPGGFGTDQNSMLPQLSGMAGLHTTGANDMLPPSGQDLGVNMNPLDIM; this is encoded by the exons aTTTCGGTTCGCTCTTCGACCTGGAGCACGACCTCCCCGATGAGCTCATTAACTCATCCGACGTGGCGCTCCCCAACGGAGGGGTGGACCTTGGCCAGCTCCCTTCAGGCCTGTCCGGTGGCGCTCAGTCAGCGATGGGCGGCCCCCTTCAGGACGCCGCCGCCAAACACAAACAGCTCTCGGAGCTTCTCTGCTCCGGAGCCCCTGCTGCCCACTCGGCGGCTGCCGGCAGCCCCGGTAACCCAGCCTCTTTGGGCCTGATGGGTGGGCTGAGTGGATCCCCTGGACCTCAGGGGATGGGGCACCCTGCttcccaacagcagcagcaggcaggCATGATGCAGGCTGGCATGGTGGCTGGCTTGAACAGGGGCATGATGGGAGGGCAGAAAGGGAACGGGCAGGCACAAGGCATGATGGGAGGACAGGTGATGAACGGGGCGCCCAGGATGGGTTACCCCGGCACCAACGTTGGTGTAGGGATGGCAGGAAATGGCGGCGTGATGGCGGAccctctacagcagcagcagatgggCCAGGCAGCGCTCAGAGCCCAGCAACCAGGAGCAATGAACAAG ATGAATATGATGCCCGGTGCTGGTTCTGGCCCGTATGTGGCTGGCTATGGTCAGTGCGGTGGTCAGTCTCTTCCTCCTCCCCACCAGAACAAAGCAGCTCTGCCCAACAGTCTCGCCCAGTTCAGCATGGACAAGAAACCCCAGCCTGGACAGAACATCCCCGGCCTG CCTGGTTCGGGGGTTGTGGGCGGTGTGTCTGGTCCAGGTGGTGCTGTGGCGCCCCCTACGGCGGACCCAGAGAAGCGGAAGCTGATCCAGCAGCAGCTGGTGCTCCTGCTGCACGCCCATAAATGCCAGCGGAGGGAGCAGGCGAATGGCGAGGTTCGCCAGTGCAACCTGCCCCACTGCAGGACCATGAAGAACGTCCTCAACCACATGACCCACTGTCAGGCGGGCAAGTCCTGCCAGG TGGCTCACTGTGCATCTTCGAGGCAGATCATTTCTCACTGGAAGAACTGCACACGACACGACTGTCCCGTCTGCCTGCCGTTGAAGAACGCAGGAGACAAGAGAAACCAGCAGT ctctgtTGGGCGGACCTGGTATGGCTCTGGGGGGCTCCTTAGGCACCTCTGTCCCGGGTGGTGCCCCAGCAGCCCCCAGCTTAAACCCCCCAGGACAGATTGACCCGAGCTCCATCGAGCGAGCCTATGCCGCTCTTGGCCTCACCTACCAGGGCACGCAGACAAGCGGGCAAAACCCGCTACCGCCTGCCCCCACGCCCACGGGGGTAACTGGGCAGGCAGGCATGAGGCCACTCAACAGCGTTG GTGGAAACCCAATGGGCGTAAACGGTGGTGTTGGAGTTCAGGCCCAAAATCAGCAGCCCAGCCTTCTACCAGACAGCCTGCTACACCGCAATAACGCACATGG TCTGATGAATGAGGGAGCAGGGGTCGGGGCTATGGGTTCTGTCCCTGTGGCCGGGCCGCCCTCTGCAGGTGGCGTGAGGAAAAACTGGCACGAAGACATCACGCAGGACCTCCGCAACCACTTGGTTCACAAGCT tgtgcaGGCCATCTTTCCCACACCGGACCCTGCAGCTCTGAAGGACCGAAGGATGGAGAACCTGGTTGCCTATGCCAGAAAAGTAGAGGGGGACATGTACGAATCTGCCAACAGCAgg GCTGAGTACTACCACCTCCTAGCGGAGAAGATCTACAAGATCcagaaggagctggaggagaagaggaggaccAGGCTGCAGAAACAGGGCATGATGGGTCAGCCGGGCATCCCACCCACCACACTACAGCAGCAGGGGCCACAGA ACGGCCCTCTGCCAGATCCATCCCTTGTTCGACCCACTGGACCAAACCAGATGGTCAACAGAATGCAGAATCCTGCTG GTATGAATCAGTTTGGGCAGATGGGAATGCAGGGCATGACTCAAAGGGGAACGCCGCCGCTGCCCATAGGAACAAACCTCAACCAG aTGGGTATGCAGGGAGCACCCCGAATGGCTCAGCCCAACATGGCTCCACTACAGAACCAGTTCATGCAGAGCCAGAATCAGTTTCCTGGGGCTGGCTCCGGGCCGGTCCAGGGCGGCATGGGACTGAAccagccacccccgcaggcttCACTGCCTCAG aTGACCACGCCTCCATTGTTGCCAGTGAGTAGTCCAGCCGTTCAGACTCCGCCCACTGTCCCAGGCCCTCTGGGACCCTCCTCCACCCTCCCGTCCTCAGCGCAGCCCCCTAACTCACACACCCACTGtccacaactccccaacgcGCACACACATGCTCCTCCCCTGCAGCAGAACACCCCATCTCCCGCTGGGAGCCTCACACCCAACCCCCATCAGACTCCACCCCAGCTGCCTGGCAGCCTCACGCCCCAGCCACACACGCCCAACTCGGCCAGCATGGCCCCTCCTGCcccgcagcagcagcaacagcagcagcaacagcagcaacaatCGGAGAAAGCCAATCAgctgcaacagcagcagcagcagcagcagccgctgCCACAGACACACGGTGGCGGAGCCTCGGCAGGACCTCCGGTGGGGCTGGCGTCGTCCGTGCCTTCCCAGAATGCTCTGGGGCTGAATGCTCACCCACAAACTCCG CCATCTCAGAAGTCGTCCCTGGCGGCGGATGGGCAGGTGTCCACTCCAGCCTCGGTCGGTTTCCCAGACCCCCCGCTGCCTACTGCAGATGGCCCCTCGCTGGCTGAGCTCAAAACAGAGGTCAAACAGccggaggaggaagaggaggaagaggaggagagtgagGTGGAGAGCAAACCCACGGTTACAGAGCCCACCAcgcaggaggagatgaagactGAGGAGAAACCGGAG ATTAAGAAGGAGGAGCCGTCAGCTGACGACTGCAAGTCGGAGCCTATGGAGACGTCGGTGGGAGCGACGGGAGAAGACAAGAAACCGGAGATGAAGACTGAACccaaagaggaagaggagaagccGGCAACTACAAACAGCTCCACCCCCGGCACACAGAGCAAGAAGAAAA tctttaagcCAGAGGAGGTCCGTCAGGCTCTGATGCCCACTCTGGAGGCTCTGTACAGGCAGGACCCCGAGTCTCTGCCCTTCCGGCAGCCGGTGGACCCCCAGCTGCTGGGGATACCT GACTATTTCGATATCGTGAAGAACCCCATGGATCTGTCCACCATCAAGCGGAAGCTGGACACGGGTCAGTACCAGGAGCCGTGGCAGTACGTAGACGATGTGTGGCTCATGTTCAACAACGCCTGGCTGTACAACAGGAAGACCTCGCGTGTGTACAAATACTGCTCCAAACTGGCCGAGGTTTTCGAGCAGGAGATCGACCCGGTCATGCAGACTCTCGGGTACTGCTGTGGACGGAAG TTGGAGTTTTCTCCTCAAACTCTGTGCTGCTATGGGAAACAACTATGCACTATCCCACGAGACGCTGCCTACTTCAGCTACCAAAAcag GTACCACTTCTGTGAGAAGTGTTTCAACGAAATCCAGGGGGAGAATGTATCCCTGGGCGACGACCCGACACAGCCGCAGAC ATCCATCAACAAAGACCAGTTTCAGAAGAAGAGGAACGACACACTCGACCCTGAGCT GTTTGTGGAATGTACCGATTGCGGTCGCAAAATGCATCAAATCTGCGTCCTGCACAACGAGACGATATGGCCGTCAGG CTTCGTGTGCGACGGCTGTTTGAAGAAGTCCAACAAGACGAGGAAGGAGAATAAATACGCAGCCAAAA GACTTCCTCAGACAAAACTGGGCAGCTTCCTGGAGACGCGAGTGAATGAGTATCTGAAGCGACAGGCTCATCCAGAGAGTGGAGACGTCACCATAAGAGTGGTGCACGTCTCTGATAAGATGGTCGAGGTGAAGCCAGGCATGAAGTCCAG gtttgtggacagtggagagATGGCAGAGTCGTTCCCGTACCGAACTAAAGCAATGTTTGCGTTCGAGGACATTGACGGAGTGGATGTGTGCTTTTTCGGAATGCATGTACAAGAATACGGCTCTGACTGCCCTCCGCCCAATCAGAG GCGCGTATACATCTCCTACCTGGACAGTGTGCACTTTTTCCAGCCACGTCAGTTGAGGACGGGCGTGTATCACGAGATCCTAATAGGTTACCTGGAGTATGTTAAGAAACTGGGGTTCACCACTGGACACATCTGGGCTTGCCCACCCAGCGAAGGGGATGATTACATCTTCCACTGTCaccctctggagcagaagaTCCCCAAACCCAAACGTCTGCAGGAGTGGTACAAGAAGATGCTGGATAAGGCTGTGGCCGAGCGAATTGTGCATGACTACAAG GACATTTTTAAGCAAGCGACCGAGGATCGTTTGACCAGCGCAAAGGAGCTGCCTTATTTTGAGGGCGATTTCTGGCCCAATGTGCTGGAGGAGAGCATCAAGGAGCTGGAGcaggaagaggaagaaaggaAGAGGGAGGAGAACAGCACCTCCAGCGAAAGTGTAGAT GCCACCACGGGTGACAGCAAAAATGCCAAGAAAAAGAACAATAAGAAGACGAGCAAGAACAAGAGCAGCTTAAGTCGAGCCAACAAGAAGAAACCAGGAATGCCCAACGTCTCAAACGACCTGTCCCAGAAACTCTATGCCACCATGGAGAAACACAAAGAG GTCTTTTTCGTCATTCGTCTCATTGCCGGTCCCACTGCCAACTCCTTACCTCCCATCGTGGATCCTGATCCCCTTATGGCTTGTGACCTGATGGACGGACGAGACGCCTTCCTGACGCTGGCCCGTGACAAGCACCTGGAGTTCAGCTCTCTGCGAAGGGCAAAGTGGAGCTCCATGTGtatgctggtagagctgcacaACCAGAGCCAGGATCGCTTCGTCTACACCTGCAATGAGTGCAAACACCACGTGGAGACGCGCTTCCACTGCACCGTCTGCGAG GACTACGATCTCTGCATCACTTGCTACAACACTAAGGGTCACGAGCACAAGATGGAGAAGCTTGGTTTGGGTTTGGACGACGAGAGCAGCAACCAGGCGGCCGCAGCCACTCAGAACCCTGGCGACTCTCGCCGCCTCAGCATCCAGCGCTGCATCCAGTCCCTGGTGCACGCCTGCCAGTGTCGCAATGCCAACTGCTCCCTGCCGTCCTGCCAGAAGATGAAGCGGGTGGTGCAGCACACAAAGGGTTGCAAGCGCAAGACAAATGGCGGATGTCCTATCTGCAAGCAGCTGATTGCGCTGTGTTGCTACCATGCCAAGCACTGTCAGGAGAACAAGTGCCCCGTACCTTTCTGTCTCAACATAAAGCACAAGCTCcgccagcagcagctgcagcacaggCTGCAGCAAGCGCAAATGCTGCGTAGGCGCATGGCCACCATGCAGAGAGCAGGCCAGCCACCTTGCGGAGGTGGCCCTCCTGGAGGTCTTCCATCGCCAGGCAGTAATGGCGCTACAGGCCGTAGCACGCCAACGTCAATGGGCACCCAGCCTGGCACGCCGCAGACACCCACACAACAAAGTCTTACGCCTCTACCCCCATCTGGAATGGGGGCTGTTCCTGGTTTGTcgcctcagcagcagcagcagcagcaacaacaacaacagggcAACATGCCTCCCCAGCACCCCGTCCATCAACAGTTTCAGCAAATGCCTGGTGCTCCAGGGATGATGTCCTCACCACAGCCGCAGATGGTTTCCCAGCCACAGGCAGGACAGTCGCCACATCCGAATTTGCCTCAGTACGTCCCTCGACCCCCAGGGGCTTCTCCTCACTCGCAGTCCCAAGGCAAACCTGGCCTGGGTCCGACAACCCCTCCACAGCAACCCAGCAACCCTGGGGTGGCTCCAGTGCCCcagcagccacagcagcagccGCCCTCAGGCCCCCCGCCGGCAGCTGTGGAAATTGCGATGAAAATACAGCAGGTGGCAGACGCCCAGAGGAAGATGGCAAAGGCCCATCTGCAGAGACAAGCCACCCAGGCTGGCATGATGCCACAACACCCTCACCACCCGCAACCCCAGGGGCAAATGGGAATGACCCATCCTGGTGTTGGTATGGTAGGTGGGCCGGGGCTACCTCCCCAGACGCAAGCTTCTGTTGCCAGAGCCCAGATggagcagcaacagcagcagcagcagcagcagcagggaccTCAGGGAATGATGGTGGGAACAGGTCCCATGCAGCAGCAACCTGCACCCCAAGCGAACGTGCAAGGTCCGATTCCTGCACAGGTGCAGCTGCAGCAAAGGGCCAATGCGCAGCTTCAGCCTCCTCAGCAGCAGTGGACAGGACAGGGCATGCCGCCTCAGAGACCCCCAATCATGGGTCAGCCTGGCATGGTTGCGATGCAGCAGCAAATGCAACAgacacaacagcagcagcagcaacagcaaatGCCTACTCGCAATGCCTTGATGAATATGGTGCAAGCAGGCCTGCAGGGTGGTGCTGcaggtggagctgcaggtggtCTCCCTCAGGGAGCCTTGCAGGATCTATTGAGAACCCTTCGTTCGCCAAGTTCAccgcaacagcagcagcaggtcctcAACATCTTGCGCTCCAACCCGCAGCTGATGGCTGCATTTATAAAGCAGCGGGTTCACAAGTATAAAGGTGGAGGCCCAGCTGGACCTCAAGGAGGGCCTGGGACCATGAGTGGCAAGCCAGTAGGCGTCAACACAGGTGGGCCTCAGCCGGGCATGCATATGGGACAGGGGATGAACATGCAAGCCCAGCTTGCtcagcttcagcagcagcagcagcagcaacaacaacaacagcaaatgcagcagcagcagcaattgCAACAGCAGCAAAGACCTCtaatacagcagcagcaggttgcagcattgcagcagcagcagcaacagcaaggAATGCCAGGGCAGGCGCCTCCCAACATGGCCAACTTTGCTCCGCAGTTCAGAGAGCTGCTAATGAGgagacagcagctccagctccaacagcagcagcagcagcagcagcaacagcagcagatggGAAATCACGCTGCTTACCAACAGCAGCAAAGCTACATGGGTCAGCAAGGCAACATGCAGGTACCTCCCGGGGGCCAAGCGCCACCGGGCGCGCAACCCGGGCAGCCCCAGCAGCAGGGTTACCCAGGTAATCCGGCACAGCAGCAGGCTGCAGTTGTCTTGCAGCAGAGACTGCAGCACCAGCACCACTTGcagatgcagcagcagcagcagcagcagaacgcAGGGCTGCAGGGGCCTGACGGAGGACCTGGTGCAGGTGGACCGCAGACCCAGCCCACACAGGGAGGGCCTCAGCCTTCCTCGTCTCCTGCGCTGTTGCAACAAGCCTTGCACCAGCGACTGcttcagcagcatcagcagcaacagcagcacctGGGCGGAGCCTCGCCTGCGCAACAgaacaatcccatgagcccgcAGCAGCCGATGTCCCAGTCACCACACCTGCAGGGCCAGCAGCAGCTCCCCACGTCGCTCAGCAACCAGGTGCGCTCGCCTCAGCCGTCGCCGCGCCCTCAGTCGCAGCCGCCGCACTCCAGCCCGTCCCCGCGCACCCAGCAGCCTCAGCCGTCGCCGCACCACATCTCCCCCCAGACCCAGACGGGATCGCCGCACCCCGGCCACCTCCAGCAACACTTGCCTGGCATGGCTCCacctccccctcctccaccGCCTCCGCAGCAGCAGAACGCCATGGACCCCGGCGGATTCGGTACAGATCAGAACTCCATGCTGCCGCAGCTCAGCGGCATGGCGGGACTCCACACGACAGGAGCAAACGACATGCTGCCCCCTAGCGGACAGGATCTCGGGGTGAACATGAACCCGTTAGACATTATGTAG